A window from Chitinophaga filiformis encodes these proteins:
- a CDS encoding sigma-54-dependent transcriptional regulator, protein MTTPLPGKILIVDDDMDVLRAARLLLKRHFEQVDFERNPQKIPYLVSNFEYDVILLDMNFTRDLSSGKEGFEWLDRILDIRPEVAVVLFTAYGDVEMAVRAIKAGAVDFVLKPWENEKLLATMQGAYNKKHGNKDKINAAPAAAQSDVHIIGNSPAMLQVLDTVTRVAATDANVLILGENGTGKDLLARHIHQLSLRSKKPFVSVDLGAISETLFESELFGHVKGAFTDAREDRSGRFEEANGGTIFLDELGNISLPLQAKLLTVLQNRAVTKVGSNKAIPIDVRLITATNRNIQRMAAEYQFRQDLLYRINTIEIQLPPLRERQEDIVPLAEYFLHLYAAKYKRPVTALHESLIQQLRQYDWPGNIRELQHAMERAVILSQSKTLMPKDVFVKNPVQDQSLNTGYNLEEMERNIITQAMRKCNGNITEAARELGLSRAALYRRLEKYNI, encoded by the coding sequence ATGACTACACCGTTGCCCGGTAAAATTCTTATTGTAGATGATGACATGGACGTGCTCCGAGCCGCCCGGCTGTTATTGAAACGTCACTTCGAACAGGTAGACTTTGAACGTAATCCGCAAAAGATCCCCTACCTGGTGTCCAATTTCGAGTATGATGTAATTCTCCTGGATATGAACTTCACCCGCGATCTGAGTAGCGGCAAGGAAGGATTTGAATGGCTGGACCGCATCCTGGACATCCGTCCGGAGGTGGCGGTAGTGTTGTTTACAGCTTATGGCGATGTTGAGATGGCGGTAAGGGCTATTAAGGCCGGTGCAGTAGACTTTGTACTCAAGCCCTGGGAAAATGAAAAACTCCTGGCTACCATGCAGGGGGCTTACAATAAGAAGCATGGCAATAAGGATAAGATCAACGCGGCGCCAGCGGCAGCACAGTCGGATGTACATATTATCGGCAACAGCCCTGCCATGCTACAGGTGCTCGACACCGTGACCAGGGTTGCCGCCACAGACGCCAACGTGCTGATACTGGGGGAGAACGGTACAGGAAAGGACCTGCTGGCCCGGCACATCCACCAGCTGTCACTCCGGAGTAAAAAGCCCTTCGTGAGTGTGGACCTGGGCGCCATCAGCGAAACGCTGTTTGAAAGTGAACTGTTCGGCCATGTAAAAGGCGCTTTTACTGACGCCCGTGAAGACCGGAGCGGCCGTTTTGAGGAGGCAAACGGAGGCACTATTTTCCTCGACGAACTGGGAAACATTTCCCTGCCCCTGCAGGCCAAACTGTTGACAGTGTTGCAGAACAGGGCCGTGACTAAGGTAGGAAGCAATAAAGCCATCCCGATAGATGTGCGTCTGATCACCGCCACCAACAGGAACATACAACGTATGGCCGCCGAGTATCAATTCCGGCAGGACCTTCTTTATCGTATCAACACTATTGAGATTCAACTGCCTCCGCTAAGAGAGCGCCAGGAGGATATCGTTCCGCTGGCAGAATACTTCCTGCATCTATATGCTGCGAAGTATAAACGGCCGGTAACTGCCCTCCACGAATCGCTGATACAGCAACTGCGCCAGTACGACTGGCCGGGCAACATCCGTGAGCTGCAGCATGCCATGGAAAGAGCGGTGATCCTTTCGCAAAGCAAGACGCTCATGCCCAAAGATGTATTCGTGAAAAATCCCGTACAGGATCAATCCCTTAACACCGGCTACAACCTGGAGGAAATGGAACGCAACATCATTACCCAGGCCATGAGAAAATGTAATGGCAATATTACAGAAGCCGCCAGGGAACTAGGTTTGAGCAGGGCCGCCCTTTACAGAAGACTGGAAAAGTATAATATTTAG
- a CDS encoding lysophospholipid acyltransferase family protein, with product MYYLLLVFMYGISILPLWLLYRISDVLYLIVYHIVGYRKAVVFDNLRQAFPEKTSEEITRLAKKYYLNLTDMMVETVKLLTMRPKELQRRFTCDLTVLHELYAKGKSCQMHLGHNFNWEWANLFCMQGVKYPFLVVYMPLTNKAGDRMFRHFREKSGSILLPANDIKESMQPWINRQYLIALVADQNPGNPRRSYWYPFLNRMTAFYKGPEMTARRSDIPVVFVDIRKTKRGYYHATLKLAFEEPSAVPEGTITESFVKYLEQNIREQPEVWVWSHRRWKHEYKGEQ from the coding sequence ATGTATTATTTGTTACTGGTATTTATGTACGGCATTTCAATACTGCCGTTATGGTTATTATATCGCATAAGTGATGTTTTATACCTGATCGTTTATCACATTGTTGGTTACCGGAAAGCAGTAGTGTTTGATAATCTGCGCCAGGCATTTCCGGAAAAGACATCAGAAGAGATCACCCGGCTGGCAAAGAAATACTATCTCAACCTGACAGATATGATGGTGGAAACCGTCAAACTGCTGACCATGCGACCCAAAGAACTGCAGCGCCGCTTCACCTGCGACCTTACCGTATTACATGAGCTATATGCCAAAGGCAAAAGCTGCCAGATGCACCTGGGCCATAATTTCAACTGGGAGTGGGCCAACCTGTTCTGTATGCAGGGCGTTAAATATCCTTTTCTTGTAGTTTATATGCCGCTGACCAATAAAGCAGGCGATCGTATGTTCAGGCATTTCCGTGAAAAGTCGGGCAGTATATTACTGCCGGCCAACGACATTAAGGAGAGTATGCAACCATGGATCAACCGGCAGTACCTGATAGCGCTGGTAGCAGACCAGAATCCCGGCAATCCGCGCCGCAGCTACTGGTATCCCTTCCTGAACAGGATGACCGCTTTTTATAAGGGACCGGAAATGACGGCAAGAAGGAGTGATATACCTGTGGTATTTGTGGATATCAGGAAAACAAAGAGAGGATATTATCATGCCACCTTAAAACTGGCGTTTGAGGAACCATCCGCTGTGCCGGAGGGAACAATTACGGAATCATTTGTAAAATATCTGGAACAGAATATCCGGGAACAACCCGAAGTATGGGTATGGAGCCACAGAAGGTGGAAACATGAGTACAAAGGGGAACAATAA
- a CDS encoding SDR family oxidoreductase → MGKFLDGQIALVTGSSSGIGAAIARAFGEAGAKVVVNHHSDKSVKDAEQVLEKIRAAGSDGFIRQCDISKEEEVKAMFAEIFSRFGTVDIVVANAGIQQDASLFDMTIEQWNKVINTNLTGQFICAREAAREFKRRGVVAERSKAAGKIICMSSVHEVIPWAGHVNYAASKGGVKLLMQSMAQELAPHKIRVNSIAPGAIKTRINEDAWDTPEDEKKLLELIPYGRVGVAEDVAKAAVWLASDESDYVTGTTLFVDGGMTLYPGFADNG, encoded by the coding sequence ATGGGAAAATTCTTAGACGGACAAATAGCACTTGTTACCGGCAGCAGCAGCGGCATAGGGGCCGCCATTGCCCGGGCATTTGGCGAAGCTGGCGCTAAAGTAGTGGTGAACCACCACAGCGATAAAAGCGTGAAAGACGCCGAACAAGTGCTGGAAAAGATCAGGGCGGCCGGCAGCGATGGCTTTATCCGGCAATGCGACATCAGTAAGGAGGAAGAGGTAAAGGCGATGTTTGCGGAAATCTTTTCCCGCTTTGGTACGGTGGATATAGTGGTTGCTAATGCAGGCATTCAGCAGGATGCTTCCCTGTTCGACATGACTATAGAGCAATGGAATAAGGTGATCAATACAAATCTTACCGGTCAGTTTATCTGTGCAAGGGAAGCCGCACGTGAATTCAAAAGAAGAGGTGTTGTTGCGGAGCGCTCAAAGGCTGCGGGAAAGATCATCTGTATGAGCAGTGTTCATGAAGTAATACCCTGGGCGGGACATGTGAATTATGCCGCCAGCAAAGGCGGGGTGAAACTCCTGATGCAGTCCATGGCGCAGGAACTGGCCCCACATAAAATAAGGGTCAACAGCATCGCTCCCGGGGCCATTAAAACCCGCATTAACGAAGATGCATGGGATACCCCGGAAGATGAGAAAAAGCTGCTGGAACTGATCCCATACGGCAGGGTAGGCGTGGCCGAAGATGTGGCCAAAGCCGCGGTATGGCTGGCCAGCGACGAAAGTGATTATGTAACAGGAACCACTCTTTTCGTGGATGGAGGCATGACATTATATCCCGGGTTTGCAGATAATGGCTGA
- a CDS encoding MBL fold metallo-hydrolase gives MFVKQLYTNCLSEAAYFIESEGEAVVIDPLRDIDAYLDLAKERNATIKYIFETHFHADFVSGHLDLAAATNAPIVYGPEAVTNFPIYLAKDREKFTIGKLTLEVLHTPGHTLESTCYLLSDEAGQPHSLFTGDTLFVGDVGRPDLFSGNLTKEELAGYLYDSLNNKIKVLPDNVIVYPAHGPGSSCGKNLGPHTYSTLGDEKSSNYALKAASKEEFIKEVTDGLNTPPSYFPINARINKEGYDALQAVMEKSNRPLSIAEFKEKMKEEVLILDTRPANEFAEGFVPGSLSIGLEGRFAEWAGSLLPFGEEIILVTSPGKEEETIVRLARVGFDHVAGYLKGGYEAWVAAGEERDLIITVEADELAMDLPHDENLVIVDVRKPAEYADGHIEGAMNITLSDMTDPGNLADFDDNHNLYVHCQGGYRSIIACSIMKREGIHNLRNVEGGFNAMKAQKGLKVVKEKNVLN, from the coding sequence ATGTTCGTCAAGCAACTTTATACCAATTGCTTATCAGAAGCTGCCTACTTTATTGAGTCTGAAGGAGAAGCTGTTGTGATAGATCCCCTGAGGGATATAGACGCTTACCTTGACCTGGCCAAAGAGCGCAACGCTACCATTAAGTATATTTTTGAGACACACTTCCATGCTGACTTTGTGTCTGGTCATCTTGACCTCGCTGCTGCTACCAATGCTCCCATTGTATATGGTCCTGAAGCAGTTACCAACTTCCCGATATATCTTGCTAAGGACAGGGAGAAATTTACGATTGGTAAGCTCACACTCGAAGTATTACATACTCCAGGTCATACACTGGAATCTACCTGCTACCTGCTGAGCGATGAAGCAGGACAGCCACATAGCCTCTTCACCGGCGATACGCTTTTTGTAGGTGATGTAGGCCGTCCTGATCTGTTCAGTGGCAACCTTACAAAAGAAGAACTGGCAGGATACCTGTACGATTCTCTCAATAACAAGATCAAAGTATTGCCCGATAATGTGATCGTATATCCGGCCCATGGTCCGGGCTCTTCCTGTGGTAAAAACCTGGGACCTCATACCTATAGCACACTGGGTGATGAAAAGAGCTCCAACTATGCGCTGAAGGCCGCCAGTAAAGAAGAGTTTATCAAAGAAGTAACAGATGGCCTCAACACACCGCCTTCTTACTTCCCTATCAATGCCCGCATCAACAAAGAAGGATACGATGCTTTGCAGGCGGTGATGGAAAAAAGTAACCGTCCACTGTCTATAGCTGAATTCAAAGAGAAAATGAAGGAAGAGGTGCTCATCCTGGATACACGTCCGGCAAACGAATTTGCGGAAGGATTCGTACCAGGCTCTCTCAGCATAGGCCTGGAAGGACGTTTTGCGGAATGGGCCGGCAGCCTGCTGCCTTTTGGTGAAGAGATCATACTGGTGACCAGCCCCGGGAAAGAAGAAGAAACCATCGTACGTCTGGCCCGTGTTGGATTCGACCATGTAGCAGGTTATCTTAAAGGCGGTTATGAAGCCTGGGTTGCTGCCGGTGAAGAACGTGACCTCATCATCACTGTGGAAGCTGATGAACTGGCAATGGACCTGCCGCACGATGAAAACCTCGTCATTGTTGATGTACGCAAGCCTGCAGAGTATGCAGACGGTCATATTGAAGGGGCAATGAACATCACCCTCAGCGATATGACAGACCCCGGGAATCTGGCTGATTTTGACGATAATCACAATCTGTATGTACACTGTCAGGGTGGTTACCGTAGTATCATAGCATGTTCTATCATGAAACGGGAAGGTATCCATAACCTTCGCAATGTGGAAGGCGGTTTCAACGCCATGAAAGCACAGAAAGGCCTGAAGGTGGTAAAGGAAAAGAACGTATTAAACTAA
- a CDS encoding BON domain-containing protein gives MKCKTFLMAGMMFLAVCLFACQPSDSNVQQAVNEKLTATPGVSAEVKEGVVTLNGEVPDEAAKMAAEDAVKGVNGVKAVTNNIMVQAAVPPPPPPPAATDTTMKKDSAAVK, from the coding sequence ATGAAATGTAAAACTTTCCTGATGGCGGGAATGATGTTCCTGGCCGTATGCTTGTTTGCCTGTCAGCCTAGCGATAGTAATGTTCAGCAGGCAGTAAATGAAAAACTAACGGCTACTCCGGGAGTAAGTGCTGAAGTGAAAGAAGGGGTTGTAACCCTTAATGGTGAAGTGCCGGATGAAGCAGCGAAAATGGCTGCCGAAGATGCCGTTAAAGGCGTGAACGGGGTAAAGGCCGTTACGAATAACATTATGGTGCAGGCAGCAGTACCTCCTCCACCGCCCCCACCGGCAGCCACTGATACTACAATGAAGAAAGACAGTGCTGCTGTGAAATAG
- the nadB gene encoding L-aspartate oxidase, producing MQQTDFLVIGSGIAGLTYALKVAAACPDKKITIITKTREDETNTKYAQGGVAVVNDLENDSFEKHIEDTLIAGDGLCNEQIVEIVVKEGPERVNEIIEWGANFDKNAAGDFSLGKEGGHSEFRVIHYKDVTGKEIERALLDAVHKNPNIELVTHCFVVDLITQHHLGYLITKATPDIECYGVYVLNLLTNKIEKILSRITVLATGGNGQVYRSTTNPTIATGDGVAMVYRAKGRIENMEFIQFHPTALYQPGVNNAFLITEAVRGDGGILRNIHGEDFMHKYDPRLSLAPRDIVARAIDSEMKITGTEYVYLDCRHMDQEKFVHHFPNIYEKCLSVGIDVKKDMIPVAPAAHYSCGGIKVNEFGRTSINNLYACGECSSTGLHGANRLASNSLLEAMVFAHRCYLDGVNRIDSTSHKVNVPDWNAAGTTAPKEMILITQSLKELKQIMSDYLGIVRTNERMQRAIRRLDILHEETELLYERTEVSPQLCELRNLITVGYLIVKGAAFRKESRGLHFNTDYPEKSSLVQNIVL from the coding sequence ATGCAACAGACAGATTTCTTAGTGATTGGTTCTGGTATTGCCGGACTTACTTATGCCCTTAAAGTGGCAGCCGCATGTCCTGATAAAAAAATTACCATCATCACGAAAACACGTGAGGACGAGACCAATACAAAATACGCACAGGGTGGAGTAGCTGTAGTGAACGATCTTGAGAATGACAGCTTTGAAAAGCATATTGAAGACACGCTGATTGCCGGCGATGGCCTGTGCAATGAGCAGATCGTGGAGATCGTCGTGAAGGAAGGACCGGAACGTGTCAATGAGATCATAGAATGGGGCGCCAACTTTGACAAGAACGCAGCGGGAGACTTCTCCCTTGGTAAGGAAGGAGGCCATTCCGAGTTCAGGGTGATCCACTATAAAGACGTTACCGGGAAGGAAATAGAACGCGCCCTGCTGGATGCTGTACATAAAAACCCGAATATTGAGCTGGTTACCCACTGCTTCGTGGTAGACCTCATTACACAGCACCATTTAGGTTATCTTATTACAAAGGCGACACCGGATATAGAGTGTTATGGTGTATACGTACTGAACCTCCTTACCAATAAGATTGAAAAGATCCTCAGCCGCATTACCGTACTGGCAACAGGCGGGAACGGACAGGTATACCGTAGTACTACCAATCCCACCATTGCTACCGGCGATGGGGTGGCAATGGTGTACCGTGCCAAGGGAAGGATAGAGAATATGGAGTTTATCCAGTTCCATCCTACTGCGCTATATCAGCCAGGGGTTAACAATGCCTTCCTGATCACGGAAGCAGTACGCGGCGATGGGGGTATTCTCCGGAATATCCACGGGGAGGATTTCATGCATAAGTATGATCCACGCCTTTCCCTTGCGCCACGCGATATTGTAGCGAGAGCTATAGACAGTGAGATGAAGATCACGGGTACGGAATATGTGTACCTCGACTGCCGGCATATGGACCAGGAAAAGTTCGTCCATCATTTTCCGAACATCTATGAGAAATGCCTTTCTGTAGGTATCGATGTGAAGAAGGATATGATCCCGGTGGCCCCGGCCGCCCATTACAGCTGCGGAGGCATCAAGGTCAATGAGTTTGGCCGTACATCCATCAATAACCTGTATGCCTGCGGGGAATGTTCCAGCACAGGGCTGCATGGAGCCAACAGGCTCGCCTCCAATTCCCTGCTGGAAGCGATGGTATTTGCGCATCGTTGTTACCTGGATGGTGTGAACAGAATTGACAGCACCTCCCACAAGGTCAATGTACCGGACTGGAATGCGGCAGGTACCACTGCTCCAAAAGAGATGATCCTCATTACACAGAGCCTTAAAGAGCTGAAACAGATCATGAGCGATTACCTGGGTATTGTGCGTACCAATGAACGTATGCAACGCGCTATCCGCCGCCTGGATATCCTGCATGAAGAAACTGAATTATTATACGAAAGAACAGAGGTATCGCCGCAATTGTGTGAATTAAGAAACCTGATCACCGTTGGCTACCTCATTGTAAAAGGCGCCGCCTTCCGTAAGGAAAGCCGTGGCTTGCACTTTAATACTGACTATCCTGAAAAGAGTTCCCTGGTACAGAATATTGTGTTATAG
- a CDS encoding lysoplasmalogenase: MRKASSFHLLYATTLFVHLSAVFFHLDILSYVSKFLLPFILEAYFITGTEGIPAIFRISLLGALFFSGFGDMFLLFSEQSPLFFACGLFTFMLSLLFYIAFFLKIRYTNYPLPLCKWPFILVAAAGIIAFIFVMLPYLGRMTLPILFFAIIAYIMLQSVMHAFRLADQPSGWYALAGAGVYIVSCMLIAIHYFYHHLEMGTFFIMLTYGIAQWGLVTGGLRYLQMRRGYASPQ; encoded by the coding sequence ATGCGCAAAGCAAGCTCTTTTCATCTGCTATATGCTACTACCTTATTTGTTCACCTGTCTGCCGTCTTTTTCCACCTGGACATTCTTAGTTACGTTTCCAAGTTCCTGTTGCCATTCATTTTAGAAGCTTATTTCATTACAGGTACGGAGGGCATTCCTGCTATTTTCCGTATATCATTGCTGGGCGCCCTGTTCTTTTCAGGTTTTGGTGATATGTTCCTGTTATTTTCCGAACAAAGCCCGCTTTTCTTTGCCTGCGGACTGTTCACCTTCATGCTCTCATTGCTTTTCTATATTGCCTTTTTCCTGAAGATCAGGTATACGAATTACCCTCTTCCGCTATGTAAATGGCCCTTCATTCTAGTGGCGGCAGCCGGTATCATCGCGTTCATTTTCGTGATGCTGCCTTACCTGGGCCGGATGACGCTGCCGATACTCTTTTTTGCCATCATTGCCTATATCATGCTGCAATCGGTCATGCATGCCTTCCGGCTCGCGGATCAGCCATCCGGCTGGTACGCACTGGCAGGCGCCGGTGTTTATATTGTTTCCTGTATGCTGATTGCCATCCACTATTTTTACCATCACCTGGAGATGGGTACGTTCTTTATTATGCTGACGTACGGGATAGCACAATGGGGACTGGTGACCGGCGGGCTCCGTTACCTGCAGATGCGCCGGGGCTATGCCAGTCCGCAATGA
- a CDS encoding efflux RND transporter periplasmic adaptor subunit, with translation MDRKIEKKYWSKKRISFISGGAIVAMLLLYNLIFADHRSKLNVEKDKITVSTVTKGTFDQYIAVTAVVLPLKTIRLDAIVGGYVSQKYLEGGNMVKKGDSILLLENQNLMMDFVNHETEIYRLINELQNTRQSLKQNRYTMQQTVADLDYQIEQAKDLYDRTKQLVDDKIVSRQEFNKNKIDYERLVKKRQIEIESQRFQEENAMIQISRLESTIARTQRNLQMMKDNLSNLVLRAPIDGQLSSVDAEVGGSITAGQNIGQIDDLNGFKMRAEVDEHYVSRVFPGLKATFDFNNKSYPLSIIKVYPEIKNARFNVDMRFEGETPEGIRRGQSSPIRLELGKSSSAILLPVGGFFSDTGGNWVYVLDKSGKRAVKRNISLGQKNPQYFEVLEGLQEGEQVITSSYENFGDKEVLVF, from the coding sequence ATGGACAGAAAAATAGAAAAGAAGTACTGGTCAAAAAAAAGGATCTCCTTTATCAGCGGGGGGGCCATTGTCGCGATGTTACTTCTGTATAACCTGATATTTGCTGATCACCGCTCGAAACTCAATGTCGAGAAGGATAAAATCACCGTGTCTACTGTTACAAAAGGGACCTTTGATCAATATATCGCCGTAACGGCAGTAGTATTGCCATTGAAAACCATCCGTCTGGATGCCATCGTAGGGGGATATGTGAGCCAGAAATACCTCGAAGGGGGTAATATGGTCAAAAAAGGAGACAGCATCCTCCTGCTTGAAAACCAGAACCTGATGATGGACTTCGTGAACCATGAGACAGAGATCTACCGCCTGATCAACGAGTTGCAGAATACCAGGCAGTCCCTCAAACAGAATCGTTACACCATGCAACAAACGGTGGCCGACCTGGATTACCAGATAGAGCAGGCTAAAGACCTCTACGATCGTACGAAGCAACTGGTGGACGACAAGATCGTATCCCGCCAGGAATTCAATAAGAATAAGATTGATTATGAGCGCCTTGTAAAGAAGCGCCAGATAGAGATAGAAAGTCAGCGCTTCCAGGAAGAGAACGCCATGATCCAGATAAGCCGCCTGGAATCTACCATCGCCCGCACACAGCGTAACCTGCAGATGATGAAAGATAACCTGAGCAACCTGGTGTTAAGAGCTCCTATTGATGGACAATTGTCCTCTGTGGACGCGGAAGTAGGCGGTAGCATCACCGCTGGTCAGAACATCGGCCAGATAGATGACCTGAATGGGTTTAAGATGCGCGCTGAGGTAGATGAACATTACGTTTCCAGGGTATTCCCCGGATTGAAAGCTACTTTTGATTTCAATAACAAAAGTTATCCCCTGTCTATCATCAAAGTATATCCGGAAATAAAGAATGCCCGTTTTAATGTAGATATGCGCTTTGAAGGGGAAACACCGGAAGGCATCCGCCGCGGACAATCTTCTCCTATCCGCCTGGAGCTGGGCAAGTCTTCATCGGCTATCCTGCTGCCGGTAGGCGGTTTCTTCTCTGACACCGGCGGTAACTGGGTATACGTGCTGGACAAGAGTGGTAAGAGAGCGGTGAAACGTAATATTTCCCTGGGACAGAAAAACCCTCAGTATTTCGAGGTGTTGGAAGGCTTGCAGGAAGGCGAACAGGTGATCACCTCATCATATGAGAATTTCGGAGACAAAGAGGTTTTAGTATTTTAA
- a CDS encoding sensor histidine kinase → MNRFSVNILLRIILLTLSTITSVWVWTALGAFPGVAMGILICMQIYGMYYYINRVNRKLTLFLESIRYEDFSIRFSADNKLGKSFQALNHQFNEVLEAFRQTRAEKEANLKYIDTIVQHISIGVLSFDAEGRIELINPAAFRLLGIYRLRNISELKTSHPALPEYLMEIRSGNKLLYRTRQEQQLSIHAASVRLQGRLVKLISIQNIHAELQQKELEAWQNLTKILRHEIMNSVTPIVSLIGTMQDIVEQDISPEAAQKEAIADLQEALETIKSRSKGIMNFVNAYRDYTTLPKPQFTHVNIKELLTGVSSLLLPELKQAGIYYHYEIESASTEIHADVAQLQMVLINLIKNAMDALEQTQTPSIQVKASMNNPNQVHIEITDNGPGIDADAMNKIFIPFYTTKKKGSGIGLSLSQQIIQSHGGQLKVSRSGNNGTTFSVLLPVA, encoded by the coding sequence ATGAACAGGTTCAGTGTCAATATATTACTGCGTATCATTTTACTCACGCTCAGCACCATCACCAGTGTGTGGGTATGGACAGCACTTGGCGCCTTTCCGGGAGTAGCCATGGGCATTCTTATCTGTATGCAGATATATGGCATGTACTATTATATCAACCGGGTGAACAGGAAGCTGACCTTATTCCTGGAATCTATCCGCTATGAAGACTTTTCTATCCGCTTCAGCGCCGATAATAAATTAGGGAAAAGTTTCCAGGCGCTGAACCATCAGTTCAATGAAGTACTGGAAGCTTTCCGCCAGACGAGGGCTGAAAAAGAAGCAAATCTGAAATACATAGATACCATCGTACAGCATATCAGCATCGGCGTCCTGTCGTTCGATGCCGAGGGACGGATAGAGCTGATCAACCCGGCAGCTTTTCGCCTGCTGGGCATATACCGACTGCGGAATATTTCAGAGCTGAAGACCAGTCATCCCGCCCTGCCGGAATACCTGATGGAAATACGCTCGGGCAACAAATTGCTGTACCGCACCCGGCAGGAACAGCAGCTGTCTATTCATGCTGCCAGCGTACGCCTGCAGGGCCGCCTGGTCAAACTCATATCCATCCAGAACATCCATGCCGAGCTGCAGCAGAAAGAGCTGGAAGCGTGGCAGAACCTTACCAAAATACTCCGTCATGAGATCATGAACTCCGTTACGCCAATTGTATCGCTGATTGGCACCATGCAGGATATTGTGGAGCAGGACATTTCGCCGGAAGCAGCACAGAAAGAGGCCATCGCCGACCTGCAGGAGGCGCTGGAAACGATCAAGAGCCGCAGTAAGGGGATCATGAACTTTGTGAATGCATACCGTGACTATACCACCCTGCCCAAACCGCAGTTTACCCATGTGAATATCAAAGAGTTGCTGACGGGGGTAAGCAGCCTGCTGTTGCCAGAACTGAAACAGGCCGGTATTTATTATCATTATGAGATTGAATCTGCCAGTACAGAGATACATGCAGACGTAGCCCAGCTGCAGATGGTGCTTATCAACCTCATCAAAAATGCCATGGATGCACTTGAGCAGACGCAAACACCATCCATACAGGTGAAGGCCAGCATGAACAATCCTAATCAGGTGCATATTGAGATCACTGATAATGGCCCGGGTATTGATGCAGACGCTATGAATAAGATCTTCATCCCATTCTATACCACCAAGAAGAAAGGCAGTGGCATCGGGTTAAGCCTGTCGCAGCAGATCATACAATCCCATGGCGGACAACTGAAAGTGAGCCGATCCGGCAACAATGGCACCACCTTTTCCGTTTTACTGCCTGTTGCATGA